A region from the Spirochaetae bacterium HGW-Spirochaetae-1 genome encodes:
- a CDS encoding acetyl-CoA C-acyltransferase: MQECVFIDGARTPNGRAHKDKGWFRNLRPDELLTSVYAGLFERNPKVKPADVDALFVGSANPSGMQNDIGRLAWLAAGLPDTVPSNTLTNQCPSGMSATMHGARAIMTGEADIIISAGVEDMEKVPMGANMNFPPRLLQFYNGADLLMGATAEKVAEQYKISRDDMDNMAVWSNKKAAEARNAGKFKNEIIPIKGLDDDGNEKMIDSDQWIRDVMDREKMKTMNTPFRPNGSVTAATSSPLTQGACAILMMSRKKADELGLKYSYKYSYGVLAGCDPTVMGIGPIPAVKKLFQKTGLSPKDIGAIELNEAFASQSLACIRELKLDKENAPFDKVNVWGGALALGHPLGQSGARIIITLLNVMKTEFPDARYGLASLCGAFGNAGALLIEKV; encoded by the coding sequence ATGCAAGAGTGTGTATTTATTGATGGTGCAAGAACACCAAACGGAAGGGCCCACAAGGACAAGGGCTGGTTTCGGAACCTGCGTCCCGATGAGTTGCTGACATCGGTGTATGCCGGACTTTTTGAACGCAATCCCAAGGTCAAGCCTGCGGATGTTGACGCTCTTTTTGTAGGCAGCGCCAACCCGTCGGGGATGCAGAATGATATAGGCCGGCTTGCCTGGCTTGCGGCGGGACTGCCCGATACAGTGCCTTCCAATACGCTCACCAACCAGTGCCCATCGGGCATGTCTGCCACCATGCACGGAGCCAGGGCCATCATGACTGGTGAGGCCGATATCATCATTTCAGCCGGTGTTGAAGATATGGAAAAGGTTCCCATGGGAGCCAATATGAATTTTCCTCCGCGCCTGCTGCAGTTTTATAACGGGGCGGACCTGCTTATGGGTGCAACGGCCGAAAAGGTGGCCGAGCAGTACAAAATTTCACGTGACGATATGGATAATATGGCGGTCTGGTCGAACAAAAAAGCTGCCGAGGCTCGTAACGCCGGTAAATTTAAAAATGAGATAATCCCCATCAAGGGACTCGATGATGATGGAAACGAAAAAATGATCGATAGCGACCAGTGGATCCGCGATGTCATGGACAGGGAAAAGATGAAAACCATGAATACTCCTTTCAGACCCAATGGTTCAGTTACTGCGGCTACATCATCTCCTCTTACACAGGGGGCCTGCGCCATCCTTATGATGAGCAGGAAAAAAGCCGATGAACTGGGACTCAAGTATTCATACAAATACAGCTATGGTGTTCTGGCCGGTTGTGATCCTACGGTAATGGGGATAGGTCCTATTCCCGCGGTTAAAAAGCTGTTTCAGAAGACGGGCCTGTCTCCCAAGGATATAGGTGCTATTGAACTGAACGAGGCTTTTGCCAGCCAGTCCCTGGCCTGTATCCGTGAGCTCAAGCTGGATAAGGAAAACGCACCCTTTGATAAAGTCAATGTGTGGGGCGGAGCCCTGGCCCTTGGACATCCCCTGGGACAATCGGGAGCCAGAATAATCATAACGTTGCTCAACGTGATGAAAACAGAATTCCCTGATGCACGCTACGGCCTTGCATCGCTGTGCGGCGCTTTTGGTAATGCGGGCGCTCTGCTTATAGAAAAAGTGTAG
- a CDS encoding type II toxin-antitoxin system HicB family antitoxin — translation MKFNIILEPAEEGGFNVSVPALDGCYTQGETEKEALENAREAILCYLEGLEKINQIKSAPKSIMKQIEVSL, via the coding sequence ATGAAATTTAATATAATTCTTGAACCGGCGGAAGAAGGAGGCTTTAACGTTTCTGTTCCGGCCCTTGATGGATGTTATACCCAGGGTGAAACGGAAAAAGAAGCGCTTGAGAATGCCAGGGAAGCCATTCTCTGTTACCTTGAAGGTCTTGAAAAAATAAATCAGATAAAATCTGCGCCGAAATCAATTATGAAGCAGATTGAGGTCAGTCTTTGA
- a CDS encoding Zn-dependent hydrolase: MKKKSFTIHTIHGYISTIFLAEYPDKILLLDGGTISDTQRIKKFCETKLHRPVTEIRLCVATHIHPDHAGGAIEMRKLFGIPIAAHPLIDQWYRGISGFIQHKIDCALAHYVRAADRISFQRILSSRHVGAFHILQDGDRLPGFDDWQVFHVPGHTLHDLVLYNRSARLLYAGDCLINKNGKINLPIPVFFHGTMRHSYEKLVSLDIETILPAHGDAITGGNIPEIFNRLIEMLGEPKNDMSRMAHSVSIFAPPVWKAYIRKLKQGKES; this comes from the coding sequence ATGAAAAAAAAGAGCTTCACCATCCACACGATTCACGGCTACATCTCCACCATCTTTCTGGCAGAATATCCCGATAAAATACTGCTCCTGGACGGCGGCACCATCAGTGACACGCAACGAATAAAGAAATTCTGCGAAACGAAACTGCATCGGCCCGTAACAGAAATCAGGCTCTGCGTCGCCACGCATATTCATCCCGACCATGCCGGAGGAGCCATAGAAATGAGAAAACTTTTCGGCATTCCCATCGCTGCACATCCCCTCATCGACCAGTGGTACCGGGGCATATCGGGATTCATTCAGCATAAAATCGACTGTGCCCTGGCTCATTACGTCAGGGCCGCAGACAGGATATCCTTTCAGAGAATTCTCTCCAGCAGGCATGTCGGGGCCTTCCATATTCTTCAGGACGGCGACAGACTTCCCGGTTTCGATGACTGGCAGGTTTTCCATGTGCCGGGCCACACCCTCCACGATCTGGTGCTCTACAACAGGAGCGCCCGGCTCCTCTATGCCGGCGACTGTCTCATCAATAAAAACGGGAAGATCAACCTCCCCATCCCCGTATTTTTTCATGGTACGATGCGGCATTCCTATGAAAAGCTGGTCTCCCTGGACATAGAAACAATCCTGCCGGCTCATGGCGATGCCATCACCGGCGGCAATATTCCCGAAATTTTCAACAGGCTGATTGAAATGCTGGGAGAACCGAAAAATGATATGAGCAGAATGGCCCACAGTGTGTCGATATTCGCTCCTCCGGTATGGAAGGCCTATATACGGAAACTGAAGCAGGGAAAGGAGAGCTGA
- a CDS encoding nitroreductase: protein MKNNFDEKEAIMKRYSCRTYEKKSIEPATVEELRSYISSLGNGLFGSDIRFDITASVPGDSENLRGLGTYGFIRNPAGFVIGAMKKGDHNLEDYGFLMENITLKAASLGLDSCWLGGSFSRSSFAGRINAAADETVPAVLAIGYAAEKKRVIERVARWKMDADNRKAWQRIFFHGDFSTPLTVDEAGIYREALEFLRMAPSAVNYQPWRILKERDKNRFHFYLKRTKDYDENSFMVKSDLQRVDMGIAMSHFEAGAGLHGLKGKFSVTDSPVPGKETPFIYTATWKEAR, encoded by the coding sequence ATGAAAAATAATTTTGATGAGAAAGAAGCTATAATGAAACGATATTCCTGCCGCACCTATGAAAAAAAATCTATCGAGCCGGCCACGGTAGAGGAACTGCGATCATACATTTCCTCCCTTGGAAACGGTCTCTTCGGCAGTGACATTCGATTTGACATAACCGCATCGGTCCCCGGCGACAGTGAAAACCTCCGCGGACTGGGCACCTATGGCTTTATCAGAAATCCCGCGGGATTTGTTATTGGCGCCATGAAAAAAGGAGATCATAACCTGGAAGACTACGGATTCCTCATGGAAAATATCACCCTCAAAGCCGCATCATTAGGACTGGACAGCTGCTGGCTCGGCGGTAGTTTCAGCAGGAGTTCCTTTGCCGGGCGGATCAACGCCGCCGCCGATGAAACCGTCCCGGCCGTTCTGGCCATAGGATATGCGGCTGAGAAAAAGCGTGTTATCGAGCGGGTTGCCCGATGGAAGATGGACGCCGATAACCGGAAGGCCTGGCAGAGAATCTTTTTTCACGGCGATTTTTCAACACCGCTGACTGTTGATGAGGCGGGAATTTACCGCGAGGCCCTGGAATTCCTGCGCATGGCGCCCTCGGCAGTGAATTATCAGCCATGGCGTATTTTAAAGGAGCGGGATAAAAACCGGTTCCACTTCTACCTTAAAAGAACAAAAGATTATGATGAAAACTCCTTCATGGTGAAGTCCGATCTGCAGCGCGTTGACATGGGCATCGCCATGAGTCACTTTGAAGCGGGAGCCGGGCTTCATGGGCTGAAGGGAAAATTCAGTGTTACCGACTCCCCGGTACCGGGTAAAGAAACACCCTTCATCTATACAGCCACATGGAAAGAAGCGCGTTAA
- a CDS encoding TrpB-like pyridoxal phosphate-dependent enzyme, whose translation MYKIFLNEDEMPRQWYNLAADLPSPMLPPLGPDGNPVGPDQLAPVFPMNLIEQEVSQERWIDIPEPVLELLYRWRPTPLQRAIHLERYLGTPAKIYFKNESVSPAGSHKPNTAVAQAWYNKQFGIKKLTTETGAGQWGSALSFACSLVGLECKVFMVRISFDQKPFRKVMMQTWGGQCVPSPSTETQAGRDVLAKNPDTPGSLGIAISEAVEAAVTDTTGETRYALGSVLNHVMLHQTIIGLEAKKQLDKAGVKKVDTVIGCAGGGSNFAGIAFPFVNDKIHGAKIEIIPVEPASCPTLTKAPFVYDHGDIAKMTPLLPMHSLGHSFVPEPIHAGGLRYHGMAPLVSQAVVEGLLSPMAIQQMECYKAAMIFARTEGIIVAPETSHAIAATIRKALEAKEEGKERVILFNLSGHGLMDLAGYDKYMQGLLVDHAMHQDEVDAALKEISHHPVAAKNRTGKW comes from the coding sequence ATGTATAAGATTTTTTTAAACGAAGATGAGATGCCACGGCAGTGGTATAACCTGGCCGCGGATCTTCCCTCACCCATGCTTCCGCCCCTGGGACCTGATGGAAACCCTGTCGGACCCGATCAGCTGGCACCGGTATTCCCCATGAACCTGATTGAACAGGAAGTGAGCCAGGAGAGGTGGATCGATATACCCGAACCGGTCCTGGAACTCCTGTACCGCTGGAGGCCTACGCCCCTGCAGCGGGCCATACACCTGGAAAGATACCTGGGAACTCCGGCCAAGATATATTTTAAAAATGAAAGCGTATCCCCGGCGGGCAGCCATAAGCCCAATACGGCCGTGGCACAGGCCTGGTACAACAAGCAATTCGGCATTAAAAAGCTCACTACGGAAACCGGAGCCGGGCAGTGGGGGAGCGCCCTGTCTTTCGCCTGTTCACTGGTAGGACTTGAGTGCAAGGTTTTCATGGTGCGAATCAGTTTTGACCAGAAGCCCTTCAGAAAGGTCATGATGCAGACATGGGGCGGCCAGTGTGTGCCCAGTCCCAGTACTGAAACCCAGGCGGGACGCGACGTGCTGGCCAAGAATCCCGATACGCCGGGAAGCCTGGGCATCGCCATCAGCGAGGCCGTTGAGGCGGCCGTCACCGATACAACGGGGGAGACACGGTATGCCCTGGGAAGCGTGCTCAATCACGTCATGCTGCACCAGACCATCATCGGCCTCGAGGCGAAGAAGCAGTTGGATAAAGCCGGTGTGAAAAAGGTCGACACGGTCATCGGCTGTGCCGGCGGTGGCAGTAACTTCGCGGGAATCGCGTTTCCCTTCGTCAATGACAAGATTCACGGCGCAAAGATAGAGATCATTCCAGTGGAACCCGCATCGTGCCCGACACTGACCAAGGCGCCTTTTGTCTATGACCACGGCGATATTGCCAAAATGACGCCGCTGCTGCCCATGCATTCCCTGGGTCACAGCTTTGTGCCGGAGCCCATACATGCCGGTGGCCTGCGGTATCATGGTATGGCGCCGCTGGTTTCTCAAGCGGTAGTGGAGGGACTCCTCTCGCCCATGGCAATCCAGCAGATGGAATGCTATAAGGCGGCCATGATTTTCGCCCGGACCGAGGGTATCATAGTGGCCCCCGAGACCAGCCACGCCATTGCCGCCACGATACGGAAGGCGCTGGAGGCCAAAGAGGAAGGGAAGGAGAGAGTGATCCTTTTCAACCTGAGCGGTCACGGGCTCATGGACCTCGCCGGTTATGATAAGTACATGCAGGGGCTTCTCGTGGACCACGCCATGCACCAGGATGAAGTGGACGCAGCCCTGAAGGAAATAAGCCATCATCCCGTTGCAGCAAAAAACAGAACGGGGAAATGGTAG
- a CDS encoding serine--tRNA ligase, which produces MIDPKIIRDEIDTVRDVLMKRNMSDVVDIDELVKVDEERRRLISSSDELRERRNKLSKEVGMMKSRGEDASDKMKEVQGIADELKTMGDRVNELNDQFTDMHLSIPNMLDVSVPVGKNDADNKVVREWGKKPEFSFEPKAHFDLGTDLNILDFERGVKLAGARFYVYRGLAAQLERAIISFMLDLHTKNHGYTEIFGPFIVNDESMIGTGQYPKFKDEYYRIDRDGLSLIPTAEVPLTNLYRDEIIEGSDLPVYVTMQSSCFRREAGAAGRDTRGLIRVHQFQKVELVKFVDPETSFDELEKLTANAEEVLRRLNIHYRVVLLCSGDTSASSAKTYDIEVWMPGLNRYVEISSCSNFLDYQARRARIRFKKDQASKPQHVHTLNGSGLAAGRTLAAVMENYQTADGQIEIPAALKPYMERPV; this is translated from the coding sequence ATGATAGATCCGAAAATAATCCGTGATGAAATCGATACGGTCCGTGATGTCCTGATGAAAAGAAACATGAGCGACGTGGTTGATATCGATGAACTGGTGAAGGTGGATGAAGAGCGTCGCCGGCTCATCAGCAGTTCCGATGAATTGCGGGAGAGGCGGAACAAGCTGTCCAAGGAAGTGGGCATGATGAAATCGCGCGGTGAGGACGCTTCGGATAAAATGAAGGAGGTCCAGGGCATTGCTGACGAACTGAAGACCATGGGCGACCGGGTAAACGAACTCAATGATCAATTCACCGACATGCACCTGTCTATTCCCAACATGCTGGATGTATCGGTGCCTGTGGGGAAAAACGATGCTGACAATAAAGTAGTGCGCGAATGGGGGAAAAAACCGGAATTTTCCTTTGAACCGAAGGCCCATTTTGACCTGGGCACTGACCTGAACATACTGGATTTTGAGCGCGGTGTCAAACTGGCCGGGGCCCGCTTCTATGTGTATCGGGGCCTGGCAGCCCAGCTGGAGCGGGCCATTATCAGCTTCATGCTGGACCTGCACACAAAAAATCACGGTTATACAGAGATATTCGGCCCCTTCATCGTGAATGATGAAAGCATGATAGGGACGGGGCAGTATCCTAAATTCAAAGACGAGTATTACCGTATCGACCGTGATGGCCTCTCTCTCATTCCCACGGCCGAGGTACCCCTGACAAACCTGTACCGCGATGAAATTATCGAAGGCAGCGACCTGCCCGTATATGTGACCATGCAGTCCTCGTGCTTCCGCCGTGAAGCAGGCGCAGCCGGCAGGGACACCCGGGGTCTCATCCGCGTACACCAGTTCCAGAAGGTGGAACTGGTGAAGTTCGTTGATCCCGAAACTTCCTTTGATGAGCTCGAGAAGCTTACGGCTAACGCCGAGGAGGTACTCCGGCGCCTCAATATACATTACCGTGTCGTGCTCCTGTGCAGCGGTGATACTTCGGCCTCGTCGGCCAAGACCTACGATATAGAGGTCTGGATGCCGGGGCTGAACCGCTACGTGGAAATATCATCGTGTTCCAATTTTCTCGACTACCAGGCCCGCCGTGCCCGCATACGCTTTAAAAAGGACCAGGCTTCGAAGCCCCAGCATGTTCATACCCTGAACGGCTCGGGCCTTGCCGCCGGCAGGACCCTGGCGGCAGTCATGGAAAATTATCAGACCGCCGACGGACAGATCGAGATACCGGCGGCCCTTAAGCCGTACATGGAACGCCCGGTGTAG
- a CDS encoding MFS transporter: MPRWIPLVGGILGSTTCGALLYAWSVFIKPLNAEFGWDRADIALAFAIACLVFGLMTFPAGKLSDRFGPRIVVITGGIILGTGFVLSGYIQTKWQLYLTYGLISGFGGGLIYLPPIATAPKWWPDRKALATGFAVVGLGLGSFIMAPLATWIIENIGWRYVFIYVGIAMGIMAVIAALCLQVPPAGWKPAGWTPPEGENSHEKSVSRDFTHKETYRTPQFWLLYAAYFCGSFAGLMVIGHIVGHGRDQGLEPMVAAGAASWLAITNAATRILIGQVADKVGSRASFITVFILQVAAMALLYPSGQAYWSLWAVAALIGWNYGAMFTLFPATCLQYFGQTAQGSNYGLLFTAWGLAGFAGPYVGGWLKDSTGTYSAPFIVGAVVVALSVVIIALIRPPEKKPI; encoded by the coding sequence ATGCCCCGCTGGATTCCCCTGGTAGGCGGCATTCTGGGAAGCACAACCTGTGGAGCTCTTCTGTATGCCTGGAGTGTCTTTATCAAACCCCTGAACGCCGAGTTCGGCTGGGACCGGGCCGATATCGCCCTGGCCTTCGCCATTGCCTGTCTCGTTTTTGGCCTCATGACTTTCCCGGCCGGAAAATTGAGCGACCGCTTCGGTCCCCGAATCGTAGTCATAACGGGCGGCATCATTCTCGGAACCGGTTTCGTTCTCTCCGGTTATATCCAGACGAAGTGGCAGCTCTATCTTACTTATGGACTCATTTCCGGCTTCGGCGGCGGGCTCATTTACCTGCCGCCTATAGCAACGGCCCCCAAGTGGTGGCCCGATAGAAAGGCTCTGGCCACGGGATTCGCTGTGGTGGGACTGGGATTGGGCTCCTTTATCATGGCGCCGCTGGCTACATGGATCATTGAAAATATCGGCTGGCGATATGTCTTCATCTATGTGGGGATTGCCATGGGCATCATGGCGGTGATAGCCGCCCTCTGTCTCCAGGTTCCGCCGGCAGGCTGGAAACCCGCGGGATGGACGCCGCCTGAAGGAGAGAACAGCCATGAAAAGAGCGTTAGCCGGGACTTTACACATAAAGAAACCTACCGCACGCCGCAATTCTGGCTTCTCTATGCGGCCTATTTCTGCGGCTCCTTTGCCGGACTCATGGTCATCGGCCACATTGTCGGCCACGGGCGCGATCAGGGGCTGGAGCCCATGGTTGCAGCAGGAGCTGCCAGCTGGCTTGCCATAACCAACGCGGCGACACGGATACTCATCGGGCAGGTGGCCGACAAGGTGGGCTCCCGGGCCAGCTTCATAACGGTTTTTATTCTCCAGGTTGCAGCCATGGCCCTTCTCTATCCTTCGGGGCAGGCATACTGGTCACTCTGGGCCGTGGCCGCTCTCATTGGTTGGAATTACGGTGCCATGTTCACGCTCTTCCCGGCAACATGTCTCCAGTATTTCGGACAGACTGCCCAGGGATCGAATTACGGCCTGCTCTTCACGGCCTGGGGACTGGCCGGCTTTGCCGGCCCCTATGTGGGAGGATGGCTCAAAGACTCCACAGGGACCTATTCGGCGCCTTTTATCGTCGGCGCCGTCGTGGTGGCCTTATCTGTGGTGATTATTGCCCTTATAAGGCCGCCGGAGAAAAAACCCATCTAA
- a CDS encoding transcriptional regulator — translation MKEIYRLDEIATVLAATKDRDLVEEFLKSILTGNEIEEISSRWEIVKLLKTGMSQRKISERLGVSLCKITRGSKELRDNDSAMDKMVEKFNKN, via the coding sequence ATGAAAGAGATATATCGTCTTGATGAAATAGCGACCGTTTTGGCAGCCACGAAGGACAGGGACCTGGTGGAGGAGTTCCTGAAATCGATTCTGACCGGCAATGAAATCGAGGAGATATCGTCCCGCTGGGAAATCGTGAAACTTCTCAAAACGGGGATGAGTCAACGGAAGATATCGGAAAGGTTGGGTGTCAGCCTCTGCAAGATAACACGCGGCTCGAAGGAACTGAGGGATAATGATTCGGCCATGGATAAAATGGTCGAGAAATTCAATAAAAACTGA
- a CDS encoding transcriptional regulator, with translation MDIKELSKALKALSHPHRLELFMEIAQKEDSLYDTECGQCLVSDIIGSLNIGAPTISHHIKELANANLITTERNGKFLSARINRPLLEEIIRALTVE, from the coding sequence ATGGATATTAAAGAACTATCAAAAGCCCTGAAAGCCCTGTCCCATCCCCATAGACTGGAATTATTTATGGAGATAGCACAGAAGGAAGATTCCCTGTACGACACGGAATGTGGTCAGTGTCTTGTGTCCGATATTATTGGATCACTGAATATTGGTGCGCCTACCATTTCCCATCACATTAAGGAGCTGGCTAACGCGAACCTTATCACAACCGAAAGAAACGGCAAATTTCTTTCGGCGCGTATAAACAGGCCTCTCCTTGAGGAAATCATCAGGGCTCTTACCGTAGAATAG
- a CDS encoding gluconolactonase: MYSLVGIVCVLLVITALRDSPIDAVAYDPPQKRSMEGVLKENDRLKKAEILMAGKINGPEDVDVDGRGRIYGGTRDGKIIRLLPDGKIEEFVSGLGRPLGLHFDALGNLIVCDAYKGLLSIDPAGKVTVLATEAQGVQFRFTDDCDIASDGIIYFTDASDTFTVDEYMLDMMESRPHGRLLSYDPATKRVVVLVKDLYFANGVALSKNEDFVLVNETYRYRITRYWLKGRKKGARDIFIDNLPGFPDGVSSNRRGSFWVALFTVRNDIADLIHPFPWIKSLMARMPAALWPKPEPYAFVLRLDEEGNIVESLQDPSGLPLYEITSAQEHGGYLYLGSLHNDRIGRYRLAE; the protein is encoded by the coding sequence ATTTACTCCCTGGTCGGTATTGTTTGTGTTCTTCTCGTAATTACGGCGCTCAGGGATTCTCCCATCGATGCCGTAGCCTATGATCCTCCCCAAAAACGGTCCATGGAAGGAGTTCTGAAAGAAAATGACAGACTTAAAAAGGCCGAGATTCTCATGGCCGGGAAGATCAACGGGCCCGAGGATGTGGATGTGGATGGCAGGGGGCGCATATACGGCGGGACCCGCGATGGGAAGATCATCCGCCTCCTTCCCGATGGGAAGATAGAGGAATTCGTTTCTGGCCTGGGCCGTCCCCTGGGCCTTCATTTCGATGCCCTGGGTAATCTCATTGTCTGTGATGCTTATAAAGGTCTTCTCTCCATCGATCCGGCCGGTAAGGTGACGGTACTGGCCACGGAAGCCCAGGGTGTTCAATTCCGGTTTACCGATGATTGCGATATCGCCTCGGACGGCATTATATATTTTACCGATGCATCCGATACCTTCACTGTGGATGAGTATATGCTGGACATGATGGAGTCGCGTCCTCATGGCAGGCTTCTATCCTATGATCCCGCGACAAAGCGCGTTGTCGTTCTGGTAAAGGACCTGTATTTCGCCAACGGCGTGGCCTTGTCTAAAAATGAGGATTTCGTCCTGGTGAACGAAACATACCGATATCGTATAACGCGATACTGGCTCAAAGGGAGAAAAAAGGGAGCCAGGGATATTTTCATCGACAACCTGCCGGGATTTCCCGACGGTGTATCATCGAACCGGAGAGGGTCCTTCTGGGTCGCCCTTTTTACTGTGCGCAACGATATAGCGGACTTGATTCATCCCTTTCCATGGATAAAATCTTTAATGGCACGTATGCCCGCCGCGCTGTGGCCGAAACCGGAGCCGTATGCCTTTGTGCTGAGGCTGGATGAAGAGGGGAATATCGTTGAAAGTCTGCAGGACCCGTCGGGATTGCCTCTCTATGAAATAACCTCGGCGCAGGAGCATGGAGGATATCTCTACCTGGGGAGTCTGCATAACGACAGAATCGGCCGGTACCGGCTGGCAGAATGA
- a CDS encoding cytochrome c554 family protein, translating into MKGKTAFFFLMALIFSGAFITCAKKQHFELSRFISAETCGGCHDTIYAQWKNSMHNQAHTDELYNAVAKYYLKGLSSKDEMAEAESCVKCHTPIGVVTGFPLKTSDDLNKAGDIPSEGIQCDYCHSATGADKPYNNGIVLDPGHGDADPGVKRGPFKDSESDYHKSAYSAFHEDAKICGNCHDVRHVVFGTKLETTYEEWQNSPFNSKDPAKRITCQGCHMYQRPGVPATGSTERPVNPGTASSGSRERPHIFTHYFVGGNSFLAHNDDPGKMKLAEERLKNAAVLTIDDSAVKNGTVVFDIKNTGAGHYLPTGLTDTRQMWLEIIIRDASGKTLYESGRLNRDGYIPAGSFVYNTIFGDGKGNPVRNIAQAREILKDKRVPPGESLREIVKLPATASKNISIEVRLLYRLAAQELVDEILGKGKMKLPVVTMAETKKSVKL; encoded by the coding sequence ATGAAAGGTAAAACGGCATTCTTTTTTTTAATGGCGCTGATATTTTCCGGTGCCTTCATCACCTGCGCAAAAAAACAGCACTTCGAGCTTTCCCGGTTTATTTCCGCCGAAACCTGCGGAGGATGCCATGATACCATATACGCCCAATGGAAAAACTCCATGCATAACCAGGCTCATACTGATGAACTGTATAATGCCGTGGCCAAATACTATCTCAAAGGACTTTCCTCGAAAGATGAAATGGCCGAGGCGGAATCCTGCGTTAAGTGCCACACTCCTATCGGCGTTGTTACGGGCTTTCCCCTGAAAACCTCCGATGACCTCAATAAGGCGGGTGACATACCCAGCGAGGGCATTCAGTGCGACTACTGCCATTCAGCTACGGGAGCCGACAAACCATACAATAACGGTATCGTTCTTGACCCGGGACATGGTGATGCCGACCCTGGCGTGAAGCGGGGCCCATTTAAGGATTCGGAGTCCGATTATCATAAATCAGCCTATTCGGCCTTTCATGAAGACGCAAAAATCTGCGGCAACTGTCATGATGTTCGTCACGTGGTCTTCGGAACCAAGCTTGAAACCACCTACGAGGAATGGCAGAACAGTCCTTTTAACTCGAAGGACCCGGCAAAGCGAATAACATGCCAGGGCTGTCATATGTACCAGAGGCCCGGTGTTCCGGCCACGGGTTCGACGGAAAGGCCTGTGAATCCCGGTACGGCCTCGTCGGGTTCCAGGGAACGGCCCCATATCTTCACGCATTATTTCGTCGGGGGCAACAGCTTTCTGGCCCACAATGATGATCCGGGTAAAATGAAACTGGCCGAGGAACGGCTTAAAAATGCCGCTGTGCTTACCATAGATGATTCAGCGGTGAAAAACGGCACTGTTGTTTTTGATATAAAAAATACCGGGGCCGGACATTACCTGCCAACGGGGCTTACAGATACACGTCAGATGTGGCTTGAAATTATTATCCGTGACGCGTCGGGCAAGACCCTGTATGAATCGGGACGTTTGAACAGGGACGGATATATTCCAGCCGGTTCCTTTGTCTACAATACCATATTCGGTGACGGAAAAGGGAACCCTGTTAGGAATATTGCACAGGCCCGGGAGATACTCAAGGATAAACGGGTCCCGCCCGGAGAGTCCCTCAGGGAAATCGTCAAGCTTCCGGCAACGGCATCAAAAAATATATCAATAGAAGTAAGGCTTTTATACCGGCTGGCAGCACAGGAACTGGTTGATGAGATTCTCGGAAAAGGAAAGATGAAACTGCCGGTGGTAACCATGGCCGAGACAAAGAAATCCGTGAAATTATAA